CCTATAGGTGCTTGCCCTATCGCGTAAGTCCACGTATAAGCCAATCCTAAAAATCCAAAGGCAACGGCGCCAATCTGTAGATCCTTCATCAACTCGGGACCCATGATTGCCGGGGTCATCCGGTGAAATATCGTCATCATGTACGCTAGAACAACGAGTACATACATTATCCAGCGATACTTCTTTAGCTTGTTGAGCATCTCCACTTTGTTGATCATCTTTTCCCTCCTCGGCTTTTAAAAGTAATACTTATTTCTGAGACCGTTGTCACCTGTTCAACCTTGCAAAACCAAATCACCCCCTCAGAGTTCGTAAAGAGTTAAGTCCCAAAACCCAGGACTGGAAAAGTCTTTCGTTATTACCGGTCTCCACCCAAAACTTCACTGGCTATATCCTCAAGCCTTTTTCCTTTAGTCTCATATCTCACGAAAAATGCTGTTACAATAGCCCCTACCACTGCAGGTATGACAAACCAGAGCAGTGTACCCGAGAAACCGGCACCCCTCTGCTGCACATAACCGGCAAAGATAGGAGCCAAAAAACCGCCAAGGCGGCCAAACGCCTGAGTCCACGCAACCCCGGTGTTTCTGAATTCGGTCCTGTACACTTCTGCAGAAAGCGGCTGGATTCCGGTAAGAGCGTAATTAATGGTAAGGCCCACAAAGACGCATGCAGCCAGAGTCTGCATTTCCCCTGATGCATAAGCCAGCAAAATAATCGCTAAGGCAGCCACAAGAAAACCAAACACAATGTTTCTCTTTCTCCCGATCTTATCCCCGACCCAGCCAGTAAACACATTGCCAATCGCCGCTCCTACGTTCAAGCCAACAGAATATCCGTAGCTTTTTGCAATCGGTAACCCTTTCTCAAGTAAGAGAGTAGGCATCCATGATGTCACACCATAAACTGACGTGTAACCCAGGAAGAACATAAGCATGAGGCCTATAGTTGATAGACAATATTCACGAGAAAACAACGCTCCTACGCCAACCGACCTCGGAGGAGGTGGCACAAGCAGGTTCTCAGGAGACCATTCTCTCGCCACTCCTCTTGCAGACTCTTCCATTCTTCTAATGATATCAACTGCCTTTTCTCCTCGACCCTTGCTGAGCAACCAGTGTATCGATTCAGGTAACATTGCTATGACCAGGGCGTAAAGGAGCGAAACGCACCCAATCACGTAGCAAGGTCTCCATCCCAAGCGAGGCACGATGGGAATCGCGACTAAACCAGCAATAACCCAGCCGAAAACTATAGCTGCGAGCGAGGATGATACAAAAACCCCTCGAACCTTTGTTGGCGCGAATTCGGAAATTAGCGTCACGCAAACAGGAATAAAAGCACCTAATCCTACTCCAGCAAGCACTCTCAAAATAGCAAATGTCTCAAAATTCGGTGCAAAGTAAATCAAAAAGGTTAGAAGAGAATAGAAAACGCAAGCCCATATGAGCGTCTTCTTCCTTCCGATGCGGTCCGAAATAAGCCCTGAAATAGCTCCTCCAATTACTAACCCCAAGAGGCCCCACGATGCAAGGCTTCCTGTCTGAACCTTTGTTAGCGCCCATTCCTTGGAAATCTGCGGCATTGTAAAGGAAACAATCATGTAGTCAAGGCCATCGAAAATCATAGCGCCAAGCAACACCAGGAAAACCATCCAAGTAAATTTAGACAATCCCAACTCGTCGATTACTTCAGAAACATAAACCCTTCTCATTGCAGGTCACCCCTTCAGTTTTTCACCCAACATCCTGACACCGGATGATTCTTGCCACCCGAAAAACTCCCCAAAAAATCCCGAACTTCCCCACCTCCTATTTCTCATATTTCGTTCCTTTTTTCACCATCAAGGTTTCTTGCTCCGGCATCGCTATTCTTACAGCAACAACCGTGCCACACTCTTGGTGCATCCCAAGAAGCCTAAAAGTAGAAACTCTGGTTTCTACTCTCCTCGAATAAGAACTTTGATTGTCTCAAAAAGAATCGAGCATTTTTCTCATTTTGAAAAAACTTGCCAAAGTGGAACTTCATTTTTCTCGTTTCCCTAAAAAACCCCCCGACTCAGAGCCGAGGGGTTTTAGCACTTCTCACGGGGCGAAAAATACCATCTCCTTCCCTACAGCAACCATCCTGGAACCCGGTTTCCAACCCCGCGGGCAAAAAATCCGCCAGCAAGCAGCCGGCAGAACAAACCGAGCCCTGCCGCCCGCAAAATACAATCCCAGCACAATTCCGTTGAGATCAAC
The window above is part of the Bacillota bacterium genome. Proteins encoded here:
- a CDS encoding MFS transporter, which translates into the protein MRRVYVSEVIDELGLSKFTWMVFLVLLGAMIFDGLDYMIVSFTMPQISKEWALTKVQTGSLASWGLLGLVIGGAISGLISDRIGRKKTLIWACVFYSLLTFLIYFAPNFETFAILRVLAGVGLGAFIPVCVTLISEFAPTKVRGVFVSSSLAAIVFGWVIAGLVAIPIVPRLGWRPCYVIGCVSLLYALVIAMLPESIHWLLSKGRGEKAVDIIRRMEESARGVAREWSPENLLVPPPPRSVGVGALFSREYCLSTIGLMLMFFLGYTSVYGVTSWMPTLLLEKGLPIAKSYGYSVGLNVGAAIGNVFTGWVGDKIGRKRNIVFGFLVAALAIILLAYASGEMQTLAACVFVGLTINYALTGIQPLSAEVYRTEFRNTGVAWTQAFGRLGGFLAPIFAGYVQQRGAGFSGTLLWFVIPAVVGAIVTAFFVRYETKGKRLEDIASEVLGGDR